From Amphiprion ocellaris isolate individual 3 ecotype Okinawa chromosome 10, ASM2253959v1, whole genome shotgun sequence, one genomic window encodes:
- the proca gene encoding vitamin K-dependent protein C, whose translation MSRLVLYGCFIVALWSASVISMSVFSDPPRAHMLLRSRRANSFLEELKPASMERECVEEKCDFEEAREIFQTREATLEFWTVYTDGNQCQSNMCVHGSCVDLYQAYACRCNQGYEGRFCNQLQTATNCSVDNGGCDHDCFENDGQTRSCGCLTGYKLENDYKKCVPKGSSSCGQLLISQTSYTQPKEGPQPWMVGGEVGKKGESPWQVLLLNARGRFHCGGVLIDESWVLTAAHCLENNLRFRVRLGDYERLRDEGTEVTLRVTKTFKHPNYESRTVDNDIALLRLETPAPFSEYIIPVCLPSREMAERVLHLNGTITVVTGWGKEDLDSSRYSSALNVIKVPLVSHSICARQMFPHNISDNVLCAGILGQRMDACEGDSGGPMVTLYQNTWFLVGLVSWGDGCGKEDKLGIYTKVSNYNDWISKVREEWDKAHHPQQPPSV comes from the exons ATGTCCCGCCTCGTCCTGTATGGCTGCTTCATCGTCGCTCTGTGGTCGGCGTCAGTCATCAGCATGTCAG TGTTCTCGGACCCTCCGAGGGCTCACATGCTGCTGCGATCCCGCCGGGCGAACTCCTTCCTGGAGGAGCTGAAACCCGCCTCCATGGAGCGCGAGTGTGTCGAGGAAAAGTGTGACTTCGAAGAGGCCAGAGAGATTTTCCAGACCAGAGAAGCTACA TTGGAGTTCTGGACCGTGTACACAG atGGGAACCAGTGTCAGTCCAACATGTGTGTTCATGGATCCTGCGTGGATTTGTACCAAGCCTACGCCTGCCGCTGTAACCAAGGTTACGAGGGCAGATTCTGCAACCAGC TTCAAACAGCTACTAACTGCTCGGTGGATAACGGCGGCTGCGACCACGACTGTTTCGAGAACGACGGCCAGACGAGGAGCTGCGGGTGTCTGACTGGATACAAGCTGGAAAACGATTACAAGAAATGTGTCCCGAAAG GTTCATCGTCCTGCGGTCAGCTGCTGATCAGCCAGACGTCCTACACCCAGCCAAAGGAGGGTCCACAGCCCTGGATGGTCGGAGGGGAGGTGGGCAAGAAGGGCGAAAGTCCCTGGCAG gtgcTGCTACTGAACGCTAGAGGGCGTTTTCACTGCGGAGGCGTCCTCATTGACGAGAGCTGGGTCCTGACAGCTGCCCACTGCCTCGAAAACAACCTGAGGTTCAGAGTGCGACTGG GTGACTATGAGCGTCTCAGAGACGAAGGTACTGAGGTGACACTGAGGGTCACCAAGACCTTCAAACATCCGAACTACGAGAGTCGGACTGTGGACAACGACATCGCCCTGCTGCGTCTGGAGACCCCCGCCCCCTTCTCAGAATACATCATCCCTGTTTGCCTGCCAAGTCGTGAGATGGCTGAACGGGTGCTTCACCTCAACGGCACCATCACTGTGGTGACCGGCTGGGGCAAAGAAGACCTGGACAGCAGTCGCTACAGCTCAGCGCTAAACGTCATCAAAGTGCCACTAGTCAGCCACAGCATCTGCGCCCGCCAGATGTTTCCCCACAACATCTCAGACAACGTCCTCTGTGCCGGGATCCTTGGGCAGAGGATGGATGCCTGCGAGGGGGACAGCGGTGGGCCGATGGTCACTCTGTACCAGAACACCTGGTTCCTAGTTGGACTGGTTTCCTGGGGAGACGGCTGCGGAAAGGAGGACAAACTGGGCATCTACACCAAGGTGTCCAACTACAACGATTGGATCAGCAAAGTGCGTGAAGAGTGGGACAAAGCCCATCACCCACAACAACCCCCAAGTGTCTGA